CTCCGACGGTGAAACGCCGCGTGCGCCCGCCGATCCTTCGCGGTACGCTAGGCCGGCGATGGCCGAGAAGGTGAACAAGACCGACGAGGAATGGCGCCGCCTGCTGACGCCCGAACAGTTTCACGTGCTGCGCGAAAAAGGCACCGAGCGCGCCTTCACCGGCGCCTACTGGGCGGCGCACGACGACGCGGTTTATCTGTGCGCCGGCTGCGGCAATGAACTGTTCTCGTCGCAGACCAAGTTCGACTCCGGTTCGGGTTGGCCCAGCTTCACGGCGCCGGCGGGCGCCGCCGCCGTCACCACCGAGACCGATCGCTCACACGGCATGGCGCGGGTCGAGGTGATGTGCAGCCGCTGTGGCGGCCACCTGGGACACGTGTTCGAGGACGGGCCGGGCGAAAACGGCCTGCGCTATTGCATCAACTCGGCCTCGATCAAACCGGTCCCGCCGCGCAAGTGATCGGCGGTCCCGCCCGGTCCGAACCGCCGCTTTTCGCCCGGCCGTTCCTGGCCCTACTGTCTGTGCAGTTCGCCTGCGGCGTGTCTCTGTCGGTGTTCTTGCTGCTGCCGAAAATCCTGGTCGCCCGGCTGCATGCCACGCCGGCCTACGTCGGCCTGGTGGCCGCCGCGTTCGGCCTGGCCAGCGTGGCGGTGATTCCTCTGGTCGGCGCCCGCATCGATCACGCGCGCCGTGTGCCCATGCTGGCCGCGGCCTGCGTGGTGATGATCGCGACGTCGCTGGGCTTCTTGCTGGTGCGCGATGCCGGTGCGCTGGCGGTGATCTTGCGCGGCCTGCAGGGCACAACCTGGGCGCTGATTTACAGCGCCGGCGCCGCGCTGGCAGCCGAGCTGGCGCCGCCGGGACGTCTGGCCCA
The Polyangia bacterium DNA segment above includes these coding regions:
- the msrB gene encoding peptide-methionine (R)-S-oxide reductase MsrB, which encodes MAEKVNKTDEEWRRLLTPEQFHVLREKGTERAFTGAYWAAHDDAVYLCAGCGNELFSSQTKFDSGSGWPSFTAPAGAAAVTTETDRSHGMARVEVMCSRCGGHLGHVFEDGPGENGLRYCINSASIKPVPPRK